The genomic stretch CGGCCATGCGAGGAAACCACTGAGCGATCTCGTAGAGCGCGCTGTCACGCCCCATGCGATCCGAACCGTGCTCCGGAATGTTGAATGAGTACTGCATGCCGATCGCGATGCTGCCACCGCGCGGAAGCAGTGGCGCCTCGAGATCGATGCGCATCATCGTGTCGTCGACCTTGCCCGTGACGCCCCGGCCGTTCACCTGAATTCCGGTGAGCACATAGCCGCCCTGAAAGCCCCTGACGCCCCAGCGCGAGTCGGCGGGAAAGAGCGCGGAGCCTTTACTGTCCGTACGATAGAGATTCTGATCGAGCTGCAACCAGACGAAGCGAAGCGTGTCGGGGGAATTGTTGGTGTAGTGAATGCTCACTGTGCCGCGGATCGTCTTCGCCGCGGTGTCGAGCGTGGCAGCCACGCTGTAATCGGCGCGCTGCTGCCAATAGCCAGGGCCCGGCGCGCCGCTCGCGAGGCGCGCGTCGTTGGGCCCCGGCCAATCCATCCGGTCGATGCGATGGAACGGATCGTCAGTGACGTTGGAGAGTGGACGAACGACCGTGGGGTGCAGTTCGGGCGGCGGCGGCTGAACGCTTTCGATGCGCACCGGCGTCAGAATCTGCGGACCCCGCCACACACACCCCGCGGCGAGCAGGCAGCTCGCGAGTGTCAACCATCGCACGCGTCAGAATCTCCTGATCTGAATGTCCCGACCGTGCGCCACCGCACGGACACCGCGCTACTTTCGCCAAGAAGTTTGTGATCGCTTGCGAGCACAACCGGAGTCATGTATGACTCATTGGAATGCCCAAAGAATCAATGTCGAATCGCTCTCCGGCCACATCGTCCGACGTCCCTAGCGTGGACGCGAGCCGTCTCAAGGCCACGGAAACCGGAACGGCACGCTATCGTGATCGCTTCCAAACCGAATTCGTCGCGGACTACTTTCGCCCCCTCGCCTCAGGGCTGACTGCCTCCTCGATTGGCATCGGCACCTATCTCGGCGACAGCACTGACGATGACGATCGCGCTTACGAATCCGCGATCCAGGCAGCGGTCGGAAGCGGGATCAACCTGATCGACACGGCGATCAACTACCGGAGTCAACGATCTGAGCGCACGGTCGGCGCGGCCATCCAGCAATTGATCGCCACGGGAAATACGACACGCGAGGAGCTCGTTGTCTGTACGAAGGGCGGATATATCCCGCTCGATCGCACCCCACCGGCGACGCGAGAAGAGTACCGCGACTACGTCCGTCGTGAATTCGTCGACACGGAGATTTTGTTGCCCGACGACATTGTCGGGGGCGGCCATTGCCTGGCGCCGCGCTTTCTACGCTACTGCCTGGCGAAGAGCCGCCAGAACCTGGGTCTCCGGACGATCGACATCTACTACATCCACAACCCGGGCCAGCAATTGGTTGCGGTCTCGCCGGCGGAGTTGCTGGGCCGGCTGCGCGCAGTGTTCGAGGTGCTGGAGGAGGCTGCGGGGCGCGGTGAAATCGGCATTTACGGAATCGCGACCTGGGATAGCCTGCGGCAGCCGCCCGGGAGCACCGATCACATCGACCTGGCGGACCTCGTCGACATCGCGCGCTCGATCGGAGGGGCCGATCACCGGTTCCGCGCGGTGCAGCTCCCGATCAGCATGGCGATGCCGGAAGCAATTCGCGGCCAGACGCAGCGCGTGAATGGGAAGTTGGTCAGCGTCATCGAGGCCGCGGAGGCGCTCGAGCTCAGTCTCGTTGGCAGCGCGTCGTTGATGCAGGGCAAGCTGGCGACGGGGCTTCCCGAGGCTGTCCGTTCACTATTCTCGGGGTTGGACACAGATGCCCAGCGCGCTCTGGCGTTCGCCCGGTCCGCGCCTGGAGTTGCGTCGGCGCTCGTTGGGATGAAACGACCCGAGCACGTTCTCGAGAATCTGGGGACGGCAAGGATAACACGGAGCTAAGTTGCGCTCGCGCTTGCTTTTGCCGCTGCTGTCCAGACCCAGCGTTACGGTGATGGTTGTTTGCGTAACGCTTCGGTAATGCGTCTAGAGTAGGCTTATGGTTGATCGGAACGAAAAGCTGGGCATCTCATGCCCCGCCAGCGATCGCCGGACACTTCGCTCGCATTACACATGGCCTGTACGCCCCTGAATCGTTCTCGACGGCGCGTCGGATTTACGTTGATCGAAACGATCGTGACGGTCGGCCTCATCGCGGTCATGGCCGCGTTCGTGGTGCCGACGGTCATTCAGAAGGCGGGTTCGGGCGATCCGGTAAAGGTTCAAAACGATTTGAATACGGTCCGGACGGCGATGGAGACGTTCGCCACGGACATCAAGAACGGATATCCGCATCAGATTTCGACGCTGACGGCTAAGCCGACGGCGGGAATCGATCGGTTCATCGACAGCACGCTCATGACGACGTCACAGGTGGCCGCGTGGAACGGGCCGTATCTTGCCGCCACGATCACGGTCGCGGCGGGAGACAGCCTGGCGACCGGTTACACCGCGTACATCATGAACTTCCTGGACCGCTACGATCTGGACCACAACGTCGCAGAGCATCGGATCGACGGTTCTCTGAATCCCGCATTCTCGACCGCCGGAACCCTGTTCGCCTCCGTCCAGGTCCACGGTCTCACGACGTCACAGGCCAACGCGCTCAATGCGATTTTTGACGGCGGAGCTGATCCAAATCAGCACGACCGCTCGAACACCACCGGCCGGTTTCGGTTCGGGGTGCCCAACTCATCGAACATCGTGGTCGCCTACTACATGGCCGATCCCATCACCTGATCGAGAGTGACCTCCATGACGCAGTCGAGACAACGATCGAGACAACGATCGACACGGCGACCGAGACACGTGGTTCGGGCGCGCGAAGGCTTTACGCTGATCGAGACGGTCGTTACGGTCGCGCTGATCGCGGTTCTTGCCGCGTTCGTCGTGCCTTCAGTCATGAAGAAAGCCGATGCCGCGGATCCCGTGAAGGTCGCGAACGACCTGAACTCGATCTCAACCGCGATTCAATCCTTCGCGTCCGACGTCAAAGGGGCGCTCCCGGGCGATCTCGAGGATCTCACTGATCCGTTGCTCACGAATGCGGCGTGCAACTCCGGCAATCCCTGCGATTCCACCGTGACGCACGCCGACATCTACAGCCCGCAGCAGGTGCGTCTCTGGAAGGGGCCGTACCTCAGTCTGTCGTTGTCGGCGGATCCGACGACCGCGGTGCGCAGCGGGTACGTCGCCGAAATTCACAATATGCTAATGCGGTTCGACGCGATCAGCGGCGTACCCGAGTTCTGTGACGGTGTGGGTACGGCGACGGTGCCATGCGCTGGTTTTGTCGCGACAAATCCGCTCTACGTGGCGGTGCGTGTGGACAGCCTGACCTTGGCGCAGGCACTGATCGTGAACGGGATCATCGACGGTCCGAACGAGACGCAGCCAGGATTGCAGGGTCGGTTTCGCTTTCCGACTCCGTCGTTGCCGACGAAGATTGCGTCCCCAGCGTACTTCCTGGCGGCTCCCGTACCGTAACAAAAAGGTACAGCGGCTCGGGTTGCGGCGGCCTGGTGCCGATACTAACCTATGGGCGCTCATACCTGTAATGCCGACGAATGTCGACATGTGATATTTGTGACGCTGACCGGGTTGCTTTTGGCCGGACCCGGAGAGAATGTTAAGGGCTGTTGAGCAGAGTTAACTGCCGCGAGTATGAAGTAAGGAAAGCGGTAGTCGTTTGTAACCGGCGTCACTGCATCGGCGAGCATGGGGTCACATTTTCCTCGGCTCTCGCCCATGCATCAACTGATTTCTCTCTCAAGGTAGAGACTTCG from Gemmatimonadaceae bacterium encodes the following:
- a CDS encoding aldo/keto reductase → MPKESMSNRSPATSSDVPSVDASRLKATETGTARYRDRFQTEFVADYFRPLASGLTASSIGIGTYLGDSTDDDDRAYESAIQAAVGSGINLIDTAINYRSQRSERTVGAAIQQLIATGNTTREELVVCTKGGYIPLDRTPPATREEYRDYVRREFVDTEILLPDDIVGGGHCLAPRFLRYCLAKSRQNLGLRTIDIYYIHNPGQQLVAVSPAELLGRLRAVFEVLEEAAGRGEIGIYGIATWDSLRQPPGSTDHIDLADLVDIARSIGGADHRFRAVQLPISMAMPEAIRGQTQRVNGKLVSVIEAAEALELSLVGSASLMQGKLATGLPEAVRSLFSGLDTDAQRALAFARSAPGVASALVGMKRPEHVLENLGTARITRS
- a CDS encoding type II secretion system protein; this encodes MVRAREGFTLIETVVTVALIAVLAAFVVPSVMKKADAADPVKVANDLNSISTAIQSFASDVKGALPGDLEDLTDPLLTNAACNSGNPCDSTVTHADIYSPQQVRLWKGPYLSLSLSADPTTAVRSGYVAEIHNMLMRFDAISGVPEFCDGVGTATVPCAGFVATNPLYVAVRVDSLTLAQALIVNGIIDGPNETQPGLQGRFRFPTPSLPTKIASPAYFLAAPVP